The DNA region tgcatggtctcactgatatgaactaattataatatgtaaacatatagacatgaaatataagttaccagtatatagaatgaggctaaagaatgcggAACAGTCACTtaaatgagcagaatgttcaactaggttgaacttaagtgtttggaaatggacagaggtgatggtagcatgttattgtgagaataactaacagtgctgaatggcgtgtgtctgtggtggaaaggggaagctcagagtcacatatgtcaccagaagaaaagctggaggttaaaagatgggaatgcataaaacagtgaatcttgtggtggacaatgtccatgattaactgtacaaatattagaaatctctttcatgaactagaacaaatgtatgacactataactagaaattaataatagaggggtatatagggaaaaatatatacctattgcagactatgtactacagttagtagtattttaatattcttttatcaacaggaACTaaagtactataccaatactatgagtcaataatggagggggggtggttaagggtatgggaggatttgtgttttcttttttttgtctttatttcttttctggagtaatgaaaatgttctaaaaattgaaaaaaaaattaattgtggtgaatgctcagctgtatgatggtaccatgggcaactgattgtgcactttaatttttggatcattgtatggtatgtgaacaatctcaataaaatcaaatttttaaaaaagagtaaaaaaatatgtatgtcaAGGTTATTTATTGCAATGCTGCTTTTAAtcacaaaatattgaaaataatctAAGTGCTTATATGTAAGAGAGTGGTTGAGCAAACAATGATACATCCACACAATACTGCAAACAAACTGCAGAAAAGAATTGAGGAAGTGCTCTGTGACCCAATCTGGAGTGATTTCCAggatatattgttaagtgaaacaaaaagagcaaaagagTATGTACAGTATACTATCTTTTGtgtaagaaagaaggggaaataagaaaacatacatatatCTGCCTATCTGTGCAAATAGAAATACAGGAAAGATAAGTCAGAAAAGAGTGAGATTGGTTATTCACAGATGGTGAGGGGAAGCAAGGATAGGGAAGGGACAGTTGAGAATGGGGTAGAGGGCATGGAGGAGAATGACACTTCCCTGAGTATACTTTTCTGAGTAGTTCTGACTTTTATAACTATGCTAATGTCTCACAAGCTCAAAGGTAAACAAAGTAGATAAAATCGACAaggatgaagggaaaaaaactaaaatagaaaacaaacagcttCTTGCTCAGCGTTCAGTTGTCGCGGTTGGTGAGCAGTAGCAGAAAGATGCTGAGGAATCTGTTGGCTCCTCATCAAATCACCCAGAGGACTGTAAGTACTGCTTCATGCAGgcaatttgaaaataaagttccagaaaaacaaaagctatttCAGGATGGTAATGGAATACCAGTGCACCTGAAGGGTGGGATAGCTGACGCCCTCCTGTATAGAGCCACTATGGTTCTTACAGTTGGTGGAACAATGTACGCTATGTATCAGCTGGGCATGGCTTCATTTCCCAAGAAGCAGAATTGACTTCAGTTTATCATTCCAGCAATCACTTGGTTCAATTTAATTCAGCTCTCTATGGACCAATAATCTGATAAATAACTGAGCTTTTGGGGGatcaatatttattgacttgTACTAACTGCCACCAATAAAGCagtttttaccaaaaaaaaaagaaaacaaataggaaTAAATGAACTTAACAGATGAATAACATAGCTatactgaagagaaaaaagaaaaaaactaaccaAGTAACTTTTGAATACCACTATATCCTTCAGGATGAAGACCAAACTTTAAACAGATACTAAACTCTAGTTAGTGAGTTTGATTTTACAATGGTATGTGTTAACAATTCTAAAACCACTTTCTGCATATTCTACAatggaacaaataaataaatat from Choloepus didactylus isolate mChoDid1 chromosome 13, mChoDid1.pri, whole genome shotgun sequence includes:
- the LOC119508067 gene encoding cytochrome c oxidase subunit 7A2, mitochondrial-like, translated to MLRNLLAPHQITQRTVSTASCRQFENKVPEKQKLFQDGNGIPVHLKGGIADALLYRATMVLTVGGTMYAMYQLGMASFPKKQN